Proteins from one Thermococcus sp. M36 genomic window:
- a CDS encoding glycosyltransferase family 39 protein: MTVTTYVMPPVIMMIAATAGYFLARELAGKKNARIGLLLPLALRFPDAHPHTMLIMAWIPLFYVVFLRYIREESPKSAAAVGVAWGVAGLTHVMGTLGIGAVVSVHTGLKLLQERSMRTIKNYAVILAVGIPILMIYWGPLLFVYHAQTPNPYQSLVLGHYSLEDFTADMASFIFMPSAWIFLTGIALAGMLAGAKRRILREALLGSFAGLYLMGAFFILAGSPLIAYSTRMYFFALRAVLVLAGILKSSNSAKIQSSSKELFSLP; this comes from the coding sequence ATGACAGTTACGACGTATGTCATGCCCCCTGTAATAATGATGATTGCTGCCACAGCGGGATACTTTCTCGCCAGAGAACTTGCGGGCAAGAAGAATGCCCGGATAGGTCTCTTACTGCCCCTGGCACTGAGATTTCCCGACGCCCACCCTCACACGATGCTGATAATGGCATGGATACCCCTGTTTTACGTTGTGTTCCTGCGGTATATCAGGGAGGAATCCCCAAAGAGCGCCGCCGCAGTGGGGGTGGCCTGGGGGGTTGCCGGATTAACCCATGTTATGGGAACCCTCGGCATAGGGGCCGTAGTATCTGTCCATACTGGCCTGAAGCTCCTCCAAGAGAGAAGCATGAGAACCATAAAGAACTATGCTGTCATATTAGCCGTTGGGATACCCATCCTCATGATATACTGGGGCCCACTTCTGTTTGTGTACCACGCACAGACTCCCAACCCGTACCAGAGCCTGGTTCTCGGCCACTACTCCCTCGAAGACTTTACCGCTGATATGGCATCGTTTATATTCATGCCCTCCGCATGGATTTTCCTGACGGGGATAGCCCTAGCAGGGATGCTGGCCGGAGCAAAAAGAAGGATCCTCCGAGAGGCTCTGTTGGGATCATTTGCTGGGCTCTACCTCATGGGGGCTTTCTTCATCCTGGCTGGCAGCCCACTGATAGCGTACAGCACCAGGATGTATTTCTTCGCGCTGAGGGCTGTCCTTGTGCTTGCAGGGATCTTGAAATCCTCAAATTCAGCAA
- the dph5 gene encoding diphthine synthase, with the protein MAIYFIGLGLYDERDITLKGLETARKCDLVFAEFYTSLLAGTTIDRIEELIGKPIRRLTREDVELNFERIVLKEAREKDVAFLTAGDPMVATTHSDLRIRAKQMGIESYVIHAPSIYSAIAVTGLHIYKFGKSATVAYPEKNWFPTSHYDVIRENMERNLHTMLFLDIKADQNRYMTANEAMEILLQVEEMKGQGVFTPDTLVVVLARAGSLNPTLKAGYVRDMLSEDFGRQPHVMVVPGRLHIVEAEYLVAFAGAPEEILEGV; encoded by the coding sequence ATGGCGATTTACTTCATAGGCCTCGGCCTCTACGACGAAAGGGATATCACGCTCAAGGGGCTTGAGACTGCCAGAAAGTGCGATCTCGTCTTTGCCGAGTTCTACACCTCCCTGCTGGCGGGCACAACCATTGATAGGATTGAAGAGCTCATAGGGAAGCCGATAAGGAGGCTCACGAGGGAGGACGTTGAGCTCAACTTCGAGAGGATAGTCCTCAAAGAGGCCAGGGAGAAGGACGTCGCTTTTCTGACTGCTGGAGACCCGATGGTCGCCACCACCCACTCAGACCTCCGCATAAGGGCCAAGCAGATGGGGATAGAGAGCTACGTGATACACGCCCCGAGCATATACTCCGCCATAGCGGTAACGGGACTGCACATCTACAAGTTCGGCAAGAGTGCGACGGTGGCATATCCTGAGAAAAACTGGTTCCCCACGAGCCACTACGATGTGATAAGGGAGAACATGGAGAGAAACCTGCACACGATGCTCTTCCTCGACATAAAGGCCGACCAGAACCGCTACATGACGGCCAACGAGGCCATGGAGATACTCCTTCAGGTGGAGGAAATGAAGGGCCAGGGGGTTTTCACGCCGGACACACTGGTAGTCGTTCTTGCGCGTGCGGGCTCGCTCAATCCGACGCTCAAAGCTGGCTACGTTAGGGACATGCTCAGCGAGGACTTCGGCAGACAGCCGCACGTGATGGTTGTTCCGGGCAGGCTCCACATAGTCGAGGCGGAGTACCTGGTGGCCTTCGCGGGTGCGCCGGAGGAGATACTGGAGGGGGTCTAG
- a CDS encoding helix-turn-helix domain-containing protein: MLEKEKEALAKRIAGEITLSSDPGKTMRKWREIFGISQTELADYLGVSSSVISDYEGGRRKSPGASTIRKFVEALIEIDERRGGNVIKAFSKTIGSELPTSAILDIREFALPVTIKDLVSAVRGEVVANMHLLDRRIYGYTVVDSIKAILEMSSEEFLKLYGWTTERALVFTKVTTGRSPMIAVRVQGLKPAVVVLHGVKKLDELAVKLAERERVPLVVSNASSETELITNLRRLVEKTEREL, from the coding sequence ATGCTTGAAAAGGAAAAAGAAGCTCTGGCGAAGAGGATAGCGGGGGAAATAACCCTCTCCTCCGACCCCGGAAAGACAATGCGCAAGTGGCGCGAGATATTTGGCATCAGCCAGACCGAGCTTGCCGATTATCTCGGAGTTTCTTCTTCGGTCATTAGCGATTACGAGGGCGGGAGGAGGAAGAGCCCGGGTGCCTCAACCATAAGGAAGTTCGTGGAGGCCCTTATCGAGATCGATGAGCGGCGCGGCGGAAACGTCATCAAGGCCTTCAGCAAGACCATCGGGAGCGAGCTCCCCACGAGCGCCATCCTTGACATAAGGGAGTTTGCCCTCCCCGTGACGATCAAGGATCTTGTCTCCGCCGTTAGGGGCGAAGTTGTTGCGAATATGCACCTCCTCGATAGGCGCATCTACGGCTACACCGTCGTCGACAGCATAAAGGCGATCCTTGAAATGTCGTCCGAAGAGTTCCTCAAGCTCTACGGCTGGACCACCGAGAGGGCGCTTGTCTTTACCAAGGTCACAACCGGGAGAAGCCCCATGATAGCCGTCCGCGTCCAGGGACTCAAGCCGGCAGTGGTGGTCCTCCACGGCGTCAAAAAGCTCGACGAGCTCGCGGTAAAGCTGGCGGAGCGCGAGAGGGTCCCGCTGGTTGTGTCCAACGCCTCCTCTGAAACCGAACTGATAACGAACCTCAGGAGGCTCGTTGAAAAAACGGAGAGAGAGCTCTAA
- a CDS encoding 4-phosphopantoate--beta-alanine ligase, with protein sequence MVEIPRSHPRYWSLHYREKIIEGMEKGMTAKAGLIAHGRGEAFDYLIGERTIEPAERAMRAAVAKLLLAEHPVISVNGNVAALVPKETIELAKALGAKLEINLFYRTEERVRAITEELRKYDQEIELLGINPTKRIPGLEHERGRVDEEGIWKADVVVVPLEDGDRTEALVKMGKFVITVDLNPLSRSARMADITIVDNIVRAYPRMTELAREMKDYSREELLEILEEYDNGRILSDVLIHIRDRLTKLAEGGVWRKKELEA encoded by the coding sequence ATGGTGGAGATCCCAAGGAGTCATCCCAGATACTGGAGCCTGCATTACAGGGAGAAGATCATAGAGGGTATGGAGAAGGGCATGACAGCCAAAGCGGGCCTCATAGCGCACGGCAGGGGTGAGGCCTTCGACTACCTTATCGGCGAAAGAACCATAGAACCCGCCGAGAGGGCGATGAGGGCTGCAGTAGCCAAGCTGCTCCTCGCGGAGCACCCCGTCATCTCAGTCAACGGGAACGTTGCCGCACTAGTCCCAAAGGAGACCATAGAGCTCGCCAAGGCCCTTGGGGCAAAGCTTGAAATAAACCTCTTTTACCGCACCGAAGAGCGCGTTAGAGCGATAACAGAGGAGCTGAGAAAGTACGACCAGGAAATAGAGCTCCTCGGGATAAACCCCACGAAGCGCATTCCGGGCCTGGAGCACGAGCGCGGCAGGGTTGACGAAGAGGGAATATGGAAGGCAGATGTGGTCGTTGTTCCGCTGGAGGACGGCGACAGGACGGAGGCGCTGGTAAAGATGGGCAAGTTCGTGATAACTGTCGACCTTAACCCGCTCTCAAGGAGTGCCAGAATGGCCGACATAACTATAGTGGACAATATCGTCAGGGCTTACCCGAGGATGACGGAGCTGGCCAGGGAGATGAAGGACTACAGCAGGGAGGAGCTACTGGAGATACTCGAAGAATACGACAACGGAAGGATCCTGAGCGACGTTCTGATCCATATAAGGGACAGACTAACCAAGCTCGCTGAGGGTGGTGTCTGGAGAAAGAAGGAGCTGGAGGCTTAG